A segment of the Necator americanus strain Aroian chromosome IV, whole genome shotgun sequence genome:
CGTCACATTGAGAATGAATTGAATGGACGAAGAAGTTGTCGAAAATGCAAACGACTGACAGTGTGACATTAATATTCAATGCAGACGGTGACAGATGCTCAAGCTCGCCCGCGATTCGCCGGAACCGCCCAGCGGCGCACCGCCCCCGAGGCTGAGGATTGGAGAATTCGCGTTTTTCCCGGACTACCCTTCCTGCTACTGCTACAGTACGCCTTGCGTAGATGAATTCCGAGTTCGAGTTCTCAGAGGCAAAACCACCTTTATCTGCCATGGGACATGTGGTGGAGTCTATTGGAATCGATAATGACAGCCAGGTTGGCAGTAGTTTTCATTTCAGCGTTTCCTTGAACAACCGAAGTAATCGATGAGGGGTGTTTAGGGTAAATGTCGGGTATGTTCGAATAGAATCACCGACAAGTACATGAGTAGAGTGAGTGGAACACGCTGTGTGCTTGTGGTTTTCCCTACCGCTTACATTGTCGCTTTAGTCGGGTTTTTTGGCAGGCTCTCACCTACCAGATCACATTCTAGATCGACTCAAGAGTATACCATGAGAACTGTATCCGCTGTTGTGTTTGCGATGTACAGCTGCAGGAAAAATGCTACGAAAAAGAAGGCCAACTATACTGTAGTGCTCACTACTTCAAGTAAGAATCGAACAGCACTGCTTTCTCGAATTCACTACTAATATGCATCTCTTTCAACAGGGACTGCAGCCCTTATCGATGCTCCGGTTGCAAACTTGGCGTTTCCCCCACTGATATGGTCTACAAGCtaaaagttggttttttttttcggtacaCTGGACCGTTTTTTCTATTGGTGACTCTTTGTAATGCATTGTACATGACTATGTCAAATGTCAACACGAATTCTTCCAGACAGGTATGGTGTTCCATGTGGATTGTCATGCCTGCATTCGATGTGGTCGTCGACTGTCTCCTGGTGAGCAGATTCTGGTGGACGAGGCAGCGCAAAGCGTCGCGTGCATGCAACATTTCTATACAGGTGCGTTTCATCAGTATAGAAGTCACAACTTAAAGTGTTTAGTGGATACTACCGAATAGCATTCTCTGTGCTGCTACCGCTTTGCTGTTCTTTGTGGTATTTTAAACGTACCGTACAACTTAGTTTTGCACTCTATTTCTTGTTCTTGCAGTTAGACTTAGGTCACAACCAATTAACGGAATACTGGCTTACTACgtcttatttactttttattgcGGACAGACATTATTCAACAAAGAATTCGCCAAAGAAGTTACTTAGGTGTAGTTTAACTTCTTCTGATGTTACaatgattttcaatttttcaacacaGGGAAACGTTCAAGTACACTGTGAATATAGAAATTTCAACACGAACGTTCTAGGAGTGACACCGGTATGAACGACTACGACTAGGCTCTCATCTTAAAACATGCTTTTGTACAGTTTACTATGTCAAATGTAATGTTCTTTTTGAGATTAGGCATGCACTGAATGCAGACAATATTCCTACAATTTCCTAGCATTTCGTGGCTTCTACTTCATCTTTTGAATCTGTTTGTTAGGTACGAGATGCGTCCAGAAAACTGAGTTACTCGGATTCTTGTTTCATTGCCTCTAGCTAGCTTCGTTTTTGGTAACGTTTTTTGTCAGTGCGACTTCGTCAGCGCTCTTTATTCTTGAACTTTTCACAGTGCTATCACAGAACGAAAGTTCCCATACTGAAGGAGTTACAAACCAACGCAACCTTAGATGTCATCCAAAAGCAAAGTCTCGTGTTCTTGTCTGCTGAATGTCCTGCATCATGTGAACCATCCCCACGAATCTACAGCAGGCTGTGCAGTGAGACCTGCTTTAATTTAGTTTATaagtattaaataaataaataaatattaggtTCTCGGAAAATATTTGCTTGCATTTTCAAACTCAAAGGACTACTGAAAGGTAGTGAAGTTGCACCATGATACTAGGCAGAAGACGAAGTCAAAATATTTTCGGAACACATTACTGCCTAGAAAATACTACAAAACCATACGTTAACAAATCG
Coding sequences within it:
- a CDS encoding hypothetical protein (NECATOR_CHRIV.G15851.T1); the encoded protein is MNSEFEFSEAKPPLSAMGHVVESIGIDNDSQGKCRVCSNRITDKYMSRIDSRVYHENCIRCCVCDVQLQEKCYEKEGQLYCSAHYFKDCSPYRCSGCKLGVSPTDMVYKLKTGMVFHVDCHACIRCGRRLSPGEQILVDEAAQSVACMQHFYTVRLRSQPINGILAYYVLFTFYCGQTLFNKEFAKEVT
- a CDS encoding hypothetical protein (NECATOR_CHRIV.G15851.T2), yielding MNSEFEFSEAKPPLSAMGHVVESIGIDNDSQIDSRVYHENCIRCCVCDVQLQEKCYEKEGQLYCSAHYFKDCSPYRCSGCKLGVSPTDMVYKLKTGMVFHVDCHACIRCGRRLSPGEQILVDEAAQSVACMQHFYTGVRVYALGTYELYNLHCYMAKASHTLQKGAVVQHTAEAHNLKGQLPEGGMESLATTIRFVTLNCRTLSSELQQAALSRLLRYLCVPFAALQETRMRDRPVISIENYTVYCGDAD